A genomic stretch from Edaphobacter aggregans includes:
- a CDS encoding phage major capsid protein encodes MSNLNTLREQKNKLVYDAQAILAKDGVSREDRASARKMIEDSQLIHERIDVEERAAAIEAEQRHSSRPPRGPIAEDADQIDGVVDEKRSRLEMRAFANYITGKLKPEDREYLKYEQRDMTVGGAAGVLVPVGFDPLLHTATKATGEILSGVRTWNTDSGEGIKVGTADPTAVRFTLNPENTAATETDPSVGGFTSNVDTLTLMTKVSNQLIQDSAFSIEQFLSETINTAWVNTASEAIIAGNASNFQSLATATPVGYTAPTGGASTISYDTLINFYAKLDPSYLAGAALWMNSRTWASLLDIKDSQNRPILTTDFQGNPFKSFLGLPIRIAQKIDDLGASKSPILLGDAYKSYTYRQAGPLVVRKSVDRYLEYNATAFFAVQRAGGYSTIQTSSPSMIRLVMSAT; translated from the coding sequence ATGTCGAATTTGAATACGTTGCGTGAACAGAAGAACAAGCTTGTATACGATGCACAGGCGATCCTCGCAAAGGATGGCGTATCGAGAGAGGATCGTGCATCCGCACGAAAGATGATTGAGGACTCCCAGCTTATTCATGAACGAATTGATGTTGAGGAGCGTGCAGCCGCTATTGAGGCAGAACAGCGTCACTCCAGTCGGCCACCCCGTGGACCAATCGCAGAGGATGCGGACCAGATTGACGGTGTTGTAGATGAGAAGCGTAGCAGGCTGGAAATGCGTGCATTCGCTAACTACATCACTGGCAAGTTGAAGCCTGAGGACCGCGAGTATCTGAAGTATGAACAGCGTGACATGACCGTGGGCGGTGCTGCTGGCGTGCTTGTGCCCGTAGGATTTGATCCACTTCTCCACACTGCGACGAAGGCAACTGGAGAGATTCTTTCGGGTGTACGCACTTGGAATACTGATTCGGGTGAAGGAATTAAGGTGGGTACGGCAGATCCGACAGCGGTTCGCTTCACGCTGAATCCAGAGAATACGGCCGCCACGGAAACTGATCCTAGCGTAGGTGGATTCACCTCCAACGTCGATACGCTGACCTTGATGACAAAGGTAAGCAACCAACTGATTCAGGACAGTGCGTTCTCGATTGAGCAGTTCCTTAGCGAAACCATCAATACGGCTTGGGTGAACACTGCCAGCGAAGCAATCATCGCAGGTAATGCTTCTAACTTCCAGTCGTTGGCTACTGCTACTCCAGTTGGTTATACCGCACCTACTGGTGGCGCTAGCACCATATCGTACGACACCCTTATCAATTTCTACGCGAAGCTCGACCCAAGTTACCTCGCAGGGGCCGCTCTGTGGATGAACTCGCGTACTTGGGCAAGTCTGCTTGATATCAAGGACTCCCAGAACCGTCCAATCCTGACCACTGACTTTCAGGGGAACCCGTTCAAGTCGTTCCTTGGATTGCCCATCCGTATCGCTCAGAAGATTGACGATCTGGGCGCATCGAAGTCTCCAATCCTTCTGGGCGATGCTTACAAGTCGTATACCTATCGTCAGGCGGGTCCGCTCGTCGTACGTAAGAGTGTGGATCGGTACCTGGAATACAACGCTACAGCGTTTTTCGCTGTACAGCGTGCGGGTGGATATAGCACGATTCAGACCTCTTCGCCTTCTATGATTCGGCTGGTTATGTCCGCAACCTAA